Proteins encoded by one window of Chondromyces crocatus:
- a CDS encoding SMP-30/gluconolactonase/LRE family protein: protein MKAVVYRTPLPIDHEDSLLDADVPAETCMKTLTAILAATSLLVACQPPDASAPSAPTSTPTLTVAATSDAMIWNAVAVADDGRIFVSAPRWTGTRGPSLARLDAQGRPAPYPDAAWNAWKPGDDAAHAFVNINAIHRDTEGGLWVVDTGSPDFGGAPLPGGAKLVRIDLARDAVLRVYPFDERIATPRSYVDDLRFHGRNAYLTDAGQPGLIVLDIDTGDARRVLDGTPFTTASEDRPIVVDGQVLRAPDGKPLRVHADPLEVSPDGQWFYFAPLSGPMWRIETRWLDTPGLDDATLAEHVEPWFDLPAVGGTAMDADGTLYFTDLAQNALRKRTPDGEVETILTDPRLHWVDAPYLDARGVLWMPAPQMDRVALFNGGEARTRWPVELLTLSLR from the coding sequence ATGAAAGCCGTCGTTTACCGCACGCCTCTCCCCATCGACCACGAAGACAGCCTGCTCGACGCCGACGTGCCCGCGGAGACCTGCATGAAGACCCTCACCGCGATCCTCGCTGCCACCTCGCTGCTCGTCGCTTGCCAGCCGCCTGACGCCTCAGCGCCGAGCGCCCCCACCTCGACGCCCACGCTCACCGTCGCCGCCACGAGCGACGCGATGATCTGGAACGCCGTCGCCGTCGCCGACGACGGCCGCATCTTCGTCAGTGCCCCGCGCTGGACCGGCACACGCGGCCCCTCCCTCGCCCGGCTCGACGCGCAAGGCCGCCCCGCCCCTTACCCTGACGCCGCATGGAACGCCTGGAAGCCCGGCGACGACGCCGCCCACGCCTTCGTCAACATCAACGCCATCCACCGCGACACCGAAGGTGGCCTGTGGGTCGTCGACACTGGTAGCCCCGACTTCGGCGGCGCCCCGCTGCCCGGCGGCGCGAAGCTCGTACGCATCGACCTCGCCCGCGACGCCGTGCTGCGCGTGTACCCCTTCGACGAGCGCATCGCCACGCCCCGGAGCTACGTCGACGACCTCCGCTTCCACGGCCGCAACGCCTACCTCACCGACGCTGGCCAGCCTGGCCTCATCGTGCTCGACATCGACACCGGCGACGCCCGGCGCGTGCTCGACGGCACCCCCTTCACCACCGCCTCCGAGGACCGCCCCATCGTGGTCGACGGCCAGGTCCTCCGCGCCCCTGACGGCAAGCCCTTGCGGGTGCACGCCGACCCCCTCGAAGTGAGCCCCGACGGGCAGTGGTTTTACTTCGCCCCCCTCAGCGGCCCCATGTGGCGCATCGAGACCCGCTGGCTGGACACCCCCGGCCTCGACGACGCGACCCTCGCCGAGCACGTCGAGCCCTGGTTCGACCTGCCCGCGGTCGGTGGGACGGCGATGGACGCCGACGGGACCCTCTACTTCACGGACCTCGCGCAGAACGCCCTGCGCAAGCGCACCCCCGACGGCGAGGTGGAGACCATCCTCACCGACCCGCGCCTCCACTGGGTGGACGCTCCGTACCTCGACGCGCGCGGCGTGCTCTGGATGCCGGCGCCCCAGATGGATCGTGTCGCACTGTTCAATGGCGGCGAGGCGCGCACCCGGTGGCCCGTGGAGCTGCTCACGCTGTCTCTGCGCTGA
- a CDS encoding nuclear transport factor 2 family protein — translation MAADQIIARLRSIFDAFTTRGDASHLLECLTEETVYQISIGPGTPVANEYVGKEAITEYFRGLPANVQHISLNIHDYFANDQKGVVTGDETLRIVKDGTVFYTQWATIFTFDGDKITHVMVVENLGALSQAYGVPHAGPPSIAA, via the coding sequence ATGGCCGCAGACCAAATCATCGCCCGGTTGCGCTCCATCTTCGATGCATTCACCACGCGAGGTGATGCGTCGCATCTGCTGGAGTGCCTCACGGAGGAGACCGTCTATCAAATCTCGATCGGGCCAGGGACTCCCGTTGCCAACGAGTATGTCGGCAAGGAGGCCATCACGGAGTATTTCCGCGGGCTCCCCGCGAACGTTCAGCACATCAGCCTCAACATCCACGATTATTTCGCGAATGATCAGAAGGGCGTCGTCACGGGGGACGAGACCCTGCGCATCGTCAAGGATGGGACGGTCTTCTACACCCAGTGGGCGACCATCTTCACCTTCGACGGCGACAAGATCACCCATGTCATGGTGGTCGAGAACCTCGGCGCATTGAGCCAGGCCTACGGCGTGCCGCACGCTGGCCCGCCCTCGATCGCGGCCTGA
- a CDS encoding amino acid adenylation domain-containing protein: MRAYEEIEFTGSNDTMGAGGVALRAATEEGPSRAMSGSGEPLDTRRRRLDAWNDTRTDYPRDATLPELFEATVAASPDAVAIDFEGRTLTYRELDRRASALARRLRGIGVGPGVPVALFAERSPELVIGLLGTLKAGGIHVPLDPNYPEERLLQMAQTVGTRVLLSRGERAVPSWFQGQHVVLDEGRLGAAESEAHTPTLLRAGAEDPAYVMFTSGSTGRPKAVAVSHRAIVRLVVGTRYVSFGPEDRVMHAANPSFDASIFEVWGALLHGARLVILPEGRQLSPGAFEEAVRTAGISVMFLTTSLFHHLADTAPEAFDHLGTLVVGGDALDPRWAHAVLRRGGLKRLVNGYGPTEATTFVTSYVVRDAPEETRALPIGTPISNSRAYVLGEDLQPVSVGDAGELYVAGDGLSHGYWNDSQLTASRFVPDPFAVEQGACMYRTGDGARYRPDGTIEFLGRLDRQVKLRGFRIEPAEIEAVLATCPQVKASVVVVREDCPGDKRLVAYAVAQTNAASLRAHLEARLPPHAVPSAFVLLPALPLTPNGKVDRAALPAPGRAGTPRPVDEQELPRNLTEQFLARLWREVLGVEEVFRSDSFFALGGNSLHVARLLLRIQQERGVQLSAESLFSAPTMASLARLVDEVVRSNAKPMVTTTVQHLTTDGTLDERIRPESDAVAPTSALHHLFLTGTTGFLGAFLLRDLLNRTDARIHCLVRAEDASQGLRRVLDALQRYTGTTPKDASRVVAVPGNLAHPQLGLSAERLAFLTEHVDAIYHCGAEVNYVNPYLAHRDVNVGGTRELLRMACTRKIKTFHHVSSIAVYGQIGYYISTDLLGEDAGLEFSRPHMGTEMGYSQSKWVAEKLVTTARERGLPVNIYRPGFLLGDTVRGAANTNDFMSRLVKGCVQVGSCPDMEHHRKVFTPVDYVSAALTHISLDRSTLGGVYHLVPTPNEDIKLNRFFDLVIGSGYKLERVSYGTWVSRLLRASETASDNALFPLLPLLSEPVHGELTRWELCVRMPPFDDANTRRALSGTGIVCRPLDRALFEVYLSRMHRTGFLAPPTRRVEGTAADVASSA, translated from the coding sequence ATGAGAGCCTATGAAGAAATCGAGTTCACAGGGTCGAACGACACGATGGGCGCTGGCGGCGTGGCGCTGCGCGCCGCGACGGAGGAGGGGCCGAGCCGAGCGATGTCGGGCTCCGGTGAGCCCCTCGACACCCGTCGCCGTCGTCTGGACGCGTGGAACGACACGCGCACGGACTATCCCCGCGATGCGACGCTCCCGGAGCTGTTCGAGGCCACCGTGGCAGCATCTCCCGATGCGGTGGCCATCGACTTCGAGGGGCGCACGCTGACCTACCGCGAGCTGGATCGTCGTGCCAGCGCCCTCGCGCGCAGGTTGAGGGGGATCGGGGTGGGCCCAGGGGTGCCGGTCGCGCTCTTCGCCGAGCGCTCTCCGGAGCTGGTGATCGGCCTGCTCGGGACGCTGAAGGCAGGCGGCATCCATGTCCCGCTCGATCCGAACTATCCCGAGGAACGGTTGCTGCAGATGGCGCAGACGGTGGGGACCCGCGTGCTCCTCTCCCGCGGGGAGCGGGCGGTGCCCTCGTGGTTCCAGGGGCAGCACGTCGTGCTCGACGAGGGAAGGCTGGGCGCCGCGGAGAGCGAGGCGCACACGCCCACCCTGCTCCGGGCCGGGGCGGAGGATCCGGCCTACGTGATGTTCACCTCGGGTTCCACCGGGCGCCCCAAGGCGGTCGCCGTATCGCACCGCGCCATCGTCCGGCTCGTCGTGGGGACGCGTTATGTGTCGTTCGGCCCTGAAGATCGGGTGATGCACGCGGCCAACCCCTCCTTCGATGCGTCCATCTTCGAGGTGTGGGGAGCGCTGCTCCACGGCGCTCGTCTCGTGATCCTGCCCGAGGGGCGACAGCTTTCACCCGGCGCGTTCGAGGAGGCGGTGCGGACGGCGGGCATCTCGGTGATGTTTCTGACCACGTCCCTGTTCCACCACCTCGCCGACACCGCGCCCGAAGCCTTCGACCACCTGGGCACGCTCGTCGTCGGAGGCGACGCGCTCGATCCCAGGTGGGCACACGCGGTGTTACGACGAGGGGGGCTGAAGCGTCTGGTGAACGGCTACGGTCCGACCGAAGCCACGACGTTCGTGACGAGCTACGTCGTGCGTGATGCGCCGGAGGAGACGCGGGCGCTGCCGATCGGGACGCCCATCTCGAACAGCCGCGCGTATGTGCTCGGTGAGGACCTGCAGCCCGTCTCCGTGGGCGACGCAGGAGAGCTTTACGTCGCTGGCGACGGGCTGAGTCATGGGTACTGGAACGACTCTCAGCTCACCGCGAGCCGCTTCGTGCCCGACCCGTTCGCGGTCGAGCAGGGGGCGTGCATGTACCGGACCGGCGATGGTGCGCGCTACCGGCCGGATGGCACCATCGAGTTCCTGGGTCGGCTGGATCGCCAGGTGAAGCTCCGCGGCTTCCGCATCGAGCCGGCAGAGATCGAGGCGGTGCTGGCAACGTGCCCGCAGGTGAAGGCGTCGGTGGTCGTCGTGCGGGAGGACTGTCCTGGCGACAAGCGCCTCGTGGCCTACGCGGTCGCGCAGACGAACGCGGCGAGCCTGCGGGCGCACCTCGAGGCAAGGCTCCCTCCCCACGCCGTCCCTTCGGCGTTCGTCCTGCTCCCTGCATTGCCACTCACGCCGAACGGCAAGGTCGACCGGGCTGCGCTGCCGGCGCCAGGGCGTGCGGGCACGCCGCGACCCGTCGACGAGCAGGAGCTGCCTCGGAACCTCACCGAACAGTTCCTGGCGCGGCTCTGGCGAGAGGTCCTCGGTGTCGAGGAGGTCTTCCGGTCGGACTCCTTCTTCGCCCTGGGTGGCAACTCCCTGCACGTCGCACGCTTGCTCCTTCGCATCCAGCAGGAGCGAGGCGTTCAGCTCTCTGCGGAGTCGCTCTTCTCGGCCCCGACGATGGCCTCCCTCGCACGCCTCGTGGACGAGGTGGTGCGCAGCAACGCGAAGCCGATGGTGACGACCACGGTGCAGCACCTGACGACCGACGGCACGCTCGACGAGCGCATTCGTCCGGAGTCTGACGCCGTTGCACCGACCTCCGCGCTTCATCACCTCTTTCTGACGGGGACCACGGGCTTCCTGGGCGCCTTCCTCCTGCGCGATCTGTTGAACCGCACCGACGCTCGGATTCACTGCCTCGTTCGTGCGGAGGACGCCTCGCAGGGGCTGCGTCGCGTCCTGGATGCGCTCCAGCGCTACACCGGAACGACACCGAAGGACGCGAGCCGCGTCGTGGCCGTTCCCGGGAACCTTGCGCATCCACAGCTCGGGCTCAGCGCGGAGAGGCTCGCATTCCTGACCGAGCACGTCGACGCGATCTACCATTGCGGTGCCGAGGTGAACTACGTCAACCCGTACCTCGCGCACCGCGATGTGAATGTGGGGGGGACGCGTGAGCTCCTCCGGATGGCCTGCACACGCAAGATCAAGACGTTCCATCACGTCTCGTCGATCGCGGTGTACGGTCAGATCGGATACTACATCAGCACGGATCTCCTTGGCGAGGATGCCGGGCTGGAGTTCAGCCGACCCCACATGGGGACCGAGATGGGCTACTCGCAAAGCAAATGGGTCGCCGAGAAGCTCGTCACCACGGCCCGAGAGCGAGGCCTGCCCGTCAACATCTATCGGCCTGGCTTCCTTCTGGGGGACACGGTCCGGGGGGCTGCGAACACGAACGATTTCATGTCCAGGCTCGTCAAGGGCTGCGTCCAGGTGGGAAGCTGCCCCGACATGGAACACCACCGCAAGGTGTTCACGCCGGTGGACTACGTGAGCGCGGCCCTGACCCACATCTCCCTCGACCGGTCGACGCTGGGCGGTGTGTATCACCTGGTCCCGACGCCGAATGAGGACATCAAGCTGAACCGGTTCTTCGATCTGGTGATCGGTAGCGGTTACAAGCTCGAGCGCGTTTCCTACGGGACGTGGGTGAGTCGCCTGCTTCGTGCCTCCGAGACGGCGTCCGACAATGCCTTGTTCCCGCTGCTTCCGCTGCTGAGTGAGCCCGTCCATGGGGAGCTGACGCGCTGGGAGCTGTGCGTGCGAATGCCTCCCTTCGACGACGCGAACACGCGCCGGGCGCTTTCGGGGACCGGGATCGTCTGTCGTCCGCTGGACAGGGCACTGTTCGAGGTCTACCTGAGCCGCATGCACCGGACCGGCTTCCTCGCGCCACCGACCCGGCGTGTCGAGGGCACTGCCGCTGATGTGGCCTCCAGCGCCTAG
- a CDS encoding LysR family transcriptional regulator → MRPDWDDLRVFLAVARAGNLSAAARAIGQTQPTLGRRLRALEEVVGTRLFQRSAEGFVLTDEGARILAHVERMEAEALSVDRALAGQEAELSGLVRVSTSEWFGSHVVAPIFARFTQRHPRVTIEIVAETRLLSLARREADLVFRFRRFEESDVVERKATHVAFGVYATSAYLKRAGTPTRGEGEGHALITMNEAFAGLADVTWLRRMLPAAHIAGRSNSRDVQAALCEAGGGIAVLPRTLGDGRRSLRRLDLGEPPPGRDIWAGYHADMRRSPKLRALLDFLGAELAAMAEQLAPTDGP, encoded by the coding sequence ATGCGACCTGACTGGGACGACCTGCGCGTGTTCCTTGCCGTGGCCCGTGCGGGAAACCTCTCTGCCGCCGCGCGCGCCATCGGCCAGACGCAGCCCACGCTGGGCCGCCGCCTGCGGGCGCTGGAGGAGGTGGTGGGAACCCGGCTGTTCCAGCGCAGCGCCGAGGGGTTCGTGCTCACCGACGAGGGGGCGCGCATCCTCGCCCACGTGGAGCGGATGGAGGCCGAGGCCCTCTCCGTCGACCGGGCGCTCGCCGGGCAAGAGGCCGAGCTCTCGGGCCTCGTGCGGGTGTCCACGTCCGAGTGGTTCGGCAGCCACGTGGTCGCGCCGATCTTCGCGCGCTTCACCCAGCGGCACCCGCGCGTGACGATCGAGATCGTCGCCGAGACGCGGTTGCTCAGCCTGGCGCGGCGCGAGGCGGACCTGGTGTTCCGGTTCCGTCGCTTCGAGGAGAGCGACGTCGTGGAGCGCAAGGCCACGCACGTCGCCTTCGGTGTCTACGCGACATCGGCGTACCTGAAGCGGGCGGGGACACCCACACGCGGCGAGGGCGAGGGGCACGCGCTGATCACGATGAACGAGGCCTTCGCGGGGCTCGCGGACGTGACCTGGCTGCGCCGGATGCTGCCCGCGGCGCACATCGCAGGCCGCAGCAACAGCCGTGATGTGCAGGCGGCGCTGTGCGAGGCGGGCGGAGGGATCGCGGTCCTGCCGCGCACCCTGGGGGATGGGCGGCGCAGCTTGCGGCGCCTGGACCTGGGGGAGCCGCCGCCAGGGCGCGACATCTGGGCCGGCTACCACGCCGACATGCGCCGCTCGCCGAAGCTGCGGGCGCTGCTCGACTTCCTCGGGGCGGAGCTTGCCGCGATGGCCGAGCAGCTCGCGCCGACGGATGGGCCATAG
- a CDS encoding VTT domain-containing protein produces MDLLREFFSRLRDLEALLTWGGYPVLMAIIFAETGLLVGFFLPGDSLLVTAGVLVNAGMINPFQLGNFENLLLMNATLMTMAIVGDAVGFSIGRRAGPKIFNREQSFFFRKDYLIATKTFYERHGGKTIILARFMPFARTFAPVVAGVGQMEYRRFAMFNIAGGVLWVFSMTFLGYFLGKIFDAKQIERVVILIIIVSVLPVVIGAIRHRMAREQPVVGVVPLDPASQRAPKADKD; encoded by the coding sequence GTGGATCTCCTGCGCGAGTTTTTCAGCAGGCTTCGGGACCTCGAAGCCCTCCTCACCTGGGGTGGGTATCCCGTCCTGATGGCCATCATCTTCGCCGAGACGGGCCTGCTCGTCGGGTTCTTCCTGCCGGGCGACTCGCTGCTCGTGACCGCCGGGGTGCTGGTCAACGCAGGGATGATCAACCCGTTCCAGCTGGGGAACTTCGAGAACCTGCTCCTGATGAACGCGACGCTGATGACGATGGCGATCGTCGGCGACGCGGTCGGGTTCTCCATCGGGCGGCGCGCAGGGCCGAAGATCTTCAACCGGGAGCAGTCCTTCTTCTTCCGGAAGGACTACCTGATCGCCACGAAGACGTTCTACGAGCGCCACGGGGGCAAGACGATCATCCTCGCGCGGTTCATGCCGTTCGCGCGGACGTTCGCGCCGGTCGTCGCCGGGGTCGGGCAGATGGAGTACCGCCGCTTCGCGATGTTCAACATCGCCGGCGGGGTGCTGTGGGTCTTCTCGATGACGTTCCTCGGCTACTTCCTGGGGAAGATCTTCGATGCCAAGCAGATCGAGCGGGTGGTCATCCTGATCATCATCGTCTCGGTGCTGCCGGTGGTCATCGGCGCCATCCGCCACCGGATGGCGCGGGAGCAGCCGGTGGTGGGCGTGGTGCCGCTGGATCCGGCATCGCAGCGTGCTCCGAAGGCGGACAAAGACTGA
- a CDS encoding amino acid adenylation domain-containing protein — protein MVLIDEIERLASAPAPDVAVGDEGRRVLAKGGASPATSGRGRAPDVGLHHLAAWNDTRTDYPRDATLPELFEAVVAEAPEAIAVVFEGRTLTYGELDRHATRLAGALQRAGVGLGVPVALFAERSPALLIGLLATLKAGGIHVPLDPRYPVERLRQMTQTLGTKVLLERRGGAVTSWFEGQTIVLDDEGRFEAEKGDVQPLASFRSCAAAPAYVMFTSGSTGRPKGVVVPHRGVVRLVVNTNYTSFDRTDRVMHTANPCFDLSMFEIWGALLHGAQLVILPEGRLLSAGAFVEAVRAADVSVLFLTTALFHHFADTAPEAFQGVQTVLVGGDVLDPKWAHDVLRRAGVKHLVNGYGPTEATGFSTAYRVRDLPEETPAVPIGTPIANSRAYVLDEALQPVPVGVSGELYVAGDGLSQGYWNESQLTASRFVPDPFAVEPGAVMYRTGDGARHRADGTLEFLGRLDRQVKIRGYRIEPAEIEAVLASSSLVKEAVVVVQEDGRGDKRLVAYVVAQTDATTLRAYLAARLPHQAIPSAFVLLPGLPLTPNGKVDRAALPPPGRLETRSPSDELEPPRTPTEQHLAWIWREVLGVDEVFRSDSFFALGGNSLLLARLLLRVQQEQSVHLSAESLFSSATLAEFAQRVDEAVGSHGTPVVTTTVQHLTTDSTLDPSIRPSPDAAPPATQLRHLLLTGATGFMGAFLLRDLLSRTDAQIHCLVRAADTAHGLRRILEMVRRYTSWTPEDVSRIVPIPGDLARARLGLSDEQLAFLTENVDAIYHSGADVNYVNPYFSHRDANIGGTREILRMACAHKLKPVHFVSSTAVYGQIGYYVTTDLLHEDEGLEFSRPYMGTDMGYSQSKWVAEKLVTTARERGLPVNIYRPGFLMGDSVLGNSNTNDFITRLVKGCVQLGCCPDMENHRKIFTAVDFVSAALAEISLDPTARGGVYHLVPSPKDDLSLNGFFDLLIESGYPLERVTYGEWVDRLRRAAETSSDNVLFPLLPLLSEPVYKGLTRWELCVRMPPFDDTNTRRALAGSGISCPPLGKKLMDVYLGWMHRTGYLAPPPQQAAVAAPTPTTEVAASV, from the coding sequence ATGGTGCTGATTGACGAGATCGAGCGTTTGGCGTCGGCTCCGGCCCCCGACGTCGCTGTTGGTGATGAAGGCAGGCGCGTTCTGGCGAAGGGTGGTGCCAGCCCGGCGACATCCGGTCGGGGGAGAGCCCCCGACGTCGGACTTCATCACCTCGCGGCGTGGAACGACACGCGCACGGACTATCCCCGCGATGCGACGCTCCCGGAGCTGTTCGAGGCGGTGGTGGCGGAGGCGCCGGAGGCGATCGCCGTCGTGTTCGAAGGGCGCACGCTGACCTATGGCGAGCTGGATCGGCATGCCACCCGGCTGGCTGGGGCGTTACAGCGGGCCGGCGTGGGCCTGGGCGTGCCGGTCGCGCTCTTCGCAGAGCGTTCGCCCGCGCTGCTCATCGGGCTGCTCGCGACGCTGAAGGCCGGAGGGATCCATGTGCCCCTCGACCCGCGCTACCCGGTGGAGCGCCTCCGGCAGATGACGCAGACGCTGGGGACGAAGGTGCTGCTCGAACGCCGTGGCGGCGCGGTGACCTCGTGGTTCGAGGGGCAGACGATCGTGCTCGATGACGAGGGCCGGTTCGAGGCGGAGAAGGGGGACGTGCAGCCGCTCGCCTCGTTCCGGAGCTGCGCAGCGGCGCCGGCGTACGTGATGTTCACGTCGGGCTCGACGGGGCGCCCGAAGGGGGTGGTGGTGCCGCACCGCGGGGTCGTGCGGCTCGTGGTGAACACCAACTACACCTCGTTCGACCGGACGGATCGGGTGATGCACACCGCCAACCCCTGCTTCGACCTGTCCATGTTCGAGATCTGGGGCGCGCTGCTCCACGGGGCGCAGCTCGTGATCTTGCCCGAGGGGCGCCTGCTCTCCGCGGGCGCGTTCGTGGAGGCGGTGCGGGCTGCGGACGTCTCGGTGCTGTTCTTGACGACGGCGCTGTTCCATCACTTCGCCGACACCGCGCCCGAGGCCTTCCAGGGCGTCCAGACGGTCCTGGTCGGTGGCGACGTGCTCGACCCCAAGTGGGCGCACGACGTGCTGCGGCGCGCGGGGGTGAAGCACCTGGTGAACGGCTATGGCCCGACCGAGGCCACGGGGTTCTCCACGGCCTACCGCGTGCGTGACCTGCCCGAAGAGACGCCTGCCGTCCCGATCGGGACGCCCATCGCGAACAGCCGCGCCTACGTGCTCGACGAGGCGTTGCAGCCCGTCCCGGTGGGCGTGTCAGGGGAGCTGTACGTCGCCGGGGATGGGTTGAGCCAGGGGTACTGGAACGAGTCACAGCTCACGGCATCCCGCTTCGTGCCGGACCCGTTCGCGGTCGAACCGGGGGCGGTCATGTACCGGACCGGGGATGGTGCGCGTCATCGGGCCGACGGCACCCTCGAGTTCCTGGGCCGGCTGGATCGGCAGGTGAAGATCCGGGGTTACCGCATCGAGCCGGCCGAGATCGAGGCGGTGCTGGCCTCGAGCTCCCTGGTGAAGGAGGCGGTGGTCGTCGTCCAGGAGGACGGTCGCGGCGACAAGCGCCTCGTGGCCTACGTGGTCGCGCAGACGGACGCCACGACCCTCCGGGCCTACCTCGCGGCCAGGTTGCCTCACCAGGCCATCCCGTCGGCGTTCGTGCTGCTCCCCGGCCTGCCGCTGACGCCGAACGGCAAGGTCGATCGTGCCGCGCTGCCGCCACCGGGCCGACTGGAGACGCGCAGCCCGAGCGACGAGCTGGAGCCACCTCGGACCCCGACCGAGCAGCACCTGGCCTGGATCTGGCGCGAGGTGCTCGGCGTCGACGAGGTCTTCCGGTCGGACTCCTTCTTTGCGCTGGGCGGCAACTCCCTGCTCCTTGCGCGCTTGCTCCTCCGCGTGCAGCAAGAGCAGAGCGTCCACCTCTCTGCGGAGTCGCTCTTCTCGTCGGCCACGCTGGCCGAGTTCGCGCAGCGCGTGGACGAAGCGGTGGGCAGCCATGGGACGCCCGTGGTGACGACGACGGTGCAGCACCTGACGACCGACAGCACGCTCGATCCGAGCATCCGGCCGAGCCCGGACGCGGCCCCGCCGGCCACGCAGCTCCGCCATCTCCTCCTGACGGGCGCCACGGGCTTCATGGGGGCGTTTCTTCTGCGCGATCTCCTGAGCCGCACCGACGCGCAGATCCACTGCCTGGTCCGGGCGGCAGACACCGCTCACGGGTTGCGGCGCATCCTGGAGATGGTCCGACGGTACACGAGCTGGACGCCGGAGGACGTGAGCCGCATCGTGCCCATTCCCGGTGATCTCGCGCGGGCGCGGCTCGGGTTGAGCGACGAGCAGCTCGCGTTCCTGACCGAGAACGTCGACGCCATCTACCATTCGGGCGCCGACGTGAACTACGTCAACCCGTACTTCTCGCACCGCGACGCGAACATCGGCGGTACGCGGGAGATCCTGCGGATGGCGTGCGCGCACAAGCTCAAGCCGGTCCATTTCGTCTCGTCGACCGCGGTCTATGGGCAGATCGGCTACTACGTCACCACGGACCTCCTTCACGAGGACGAGGGGCTGGAGTTCAGCAGGCCGTACATGGGGACCGACATGGGCTACTCGCAGAGCAAGTGGGTCGCCGAGAAGCTCGTCACCACGGCGCGTGAGCGCGGCTTGCCGGTCAACATCTACCGACCCGGGTTTCTCATGGGCGACAGCGTCCTCGGCAACTCGAACACGAACGACTTCATCACCCGGCTCGTCAAAGGCTGCGTGCAGCTCGGGTGCTGCCCCGACATGGAGAACCACCGGAAGATCTTCACGGCCGTGGATTTCGTGAGCGCGGCGCTGGCCGAGATCTCGCTCGACCCGACGGCGCGAGGCGGCGTGTATCACCTCGTGCCTTCCCCGAAGGACGATCTCTCGCTGAATGGCTTCTTCGACCTGCTGATTGAAAGCGGTTATCCGCTGGAGCGCGTGACCTACGGGGAATGGGTGGATCGGCTGCGGCGCGCGGCCGAGACGAGCAGCGACAACGTGCTGTTCCCGCTGCTCCCCCTGCTGAGCGAGCCGGTCTACAAGGGGCTCACCCGGTGGGAGCTGTGCGTGCGGATGCCGCCGTTCGACGACACGAACACGCGGCGAGCGCTCGCCGGAAGCGGGATCTCCTGTCCGCCGCTGGGCAAGAAGCTGATGGACGTCTACCTGGGCTGGATGCACCGCACCGGCTACCTCGCGCCGCCGCCCCAGCAGGCCGCGGTCGCGGCACCGACACCGACGACCGAGGTGGCCGCCAGCGTCTAG